ACAACCTACCTTAAAAGAAATCTGTAAAAGGATTAAAGGCGTTGATCTCATCCTCGCCGAGGGATTCAAAGGAGAACCCGGGCCCAAGATTGAGGTCTTTCGTAAGGATTTTTCCAAAACAAGACTTTTGCTGGGGGAGGATCTGGTAGCAGTTGTTAGCGATCTTCCTTTTCACGAGCCTGTACCCTGCTTTTCTTTAGATGAAATAGAGGCGTTGACAGATTTTATCATCAAGCGCTTCTTGATTCTCCCTCAAGCATAAAAAATGCTTGCACCTCTTCTGTCTTCCCAACATAGGATAGTACAGTATAAATAAGCTTTTTCCCAGGGGAGGGAAGGGAGATGAGTGCGTCCCTCAAACCTAACAGGGAATCCAGTTCTTCGCTGGCTGATGTAATTGAAGTTATCTTAGACAAGGGACTTGTAATTAACGCCGACATTGTCGTCTCTGTCGCCGGTGTGGAATTACTGGGAATCCAAATTCGTGCCGCCCTCGCTTCTTTCGAAACGGCAGCAAAATACGGCTTGGAACTACCTGCCGGCACCAATACAGAAACAGCTACCTGGCGGGAGGCCCAAGTGGAGAAAGAAATCTGTCCTGAGTGCGGTAAAAGGGTCAATCGAGAGGAGCTTTTATCGGAAGAGTGTCCCTGGTGTGGTTGGATAAGCGCTCGGGCTCGAAAGAAAAAGATCTCCCGTGCCCTTGAAATCCGGAATTAAGCGGGTAGGGTATTATCATGAGGCCTTTAACAGACCGGAGTGCTACTTTGAACGACCTCCTGGAACGTTTGCTTGATAAGGGAGTTGTTTTGAATTTAGATATGGTGATTTGTGTTGCCGGGATACCCCTGATTGGAATTAAGCTGCGGGGTATAATTGCGGCTATAAGAACAATGATTGAGTATGGCATTATGGAAACATGGGATACTGAACTGAGGTCTCAGGCGAGGGGAAAGAACCGTAATGCCTGTTACGATTAATGAAGAAAGCCTGAAACAAGGTTTGCTCGGCCTACTGGTGGCTTTGATTGAAATTATTGCAGATGCACTTAAAATCGAGGCTTTTAAAAGAGTAGATAAAGGGCATTTATCCGAGGAAGAGATTGAACGTCTCGGACAGGCGATCTGGGATTTAGAAGTGGCCTTAGAAAAAATTAAAAAGGATAACGAGATCGAAAATGCAGTAAAGCAGGTACGGCATGGTCTTGACCAGCTCGTAGAAGATGTTCTTGATCGGATGGTTAACCCGGAGCGATGGGTTGAAGATCTTCAAGGCGGTGCCTAATTTTCGAGAGGTCTAAGACCGTTTTTGGTTTTAAGTCTTTCGTGAGCAGTTGATACGGGTTGGGAGGGGGTTAGATCTGGTGGAACATGGAAGTTCACCGTTTGGATGCTACATTTATTGTGTCGTACCTCAACTAACAAAGACTTCATTTGGTAAAATCGGGATTGACGGCAACGAAGTGTATCCAGTTTGCTACCAGGATATTTGTGCAGTTGTTCACGCTTGCTTGCCTGTTCCTTATCAAGGGGATGATGAAACAGTAAAAAGCTGGCTCCTGACGCACAGCGATGTCGTGGATCTCATCTGGAAAGAAAGCGGCACCATTCTTCCCATGACCTTTGATGTGATTGTGAAAGGGGATCAAACCTGTTCCGCCGAAGAAAATGTAAGACGCTGGCTGGCTGCCAATTATTACGACTTTAAGTTTAAGCTGGAGGAGTTTCGCGGCAAGGTAGAACTGGGCATTAAAATTTTTTGGGACTCGTCTTTGATTACAGAGAATCTTCTCGCAACGAGTCCAAGGTTAACGGAATTACAGGAAGAAATTAAAAAAATGCCCCCAGGAAAGGCTTATTTTTATAAACATAAGCTGGATAAAATCCTGGAGGAAGAATTTGAAAAAAAAGCCGAAGAGGAATGTCAGCGTTATCTTAGAGCGATTCAAACCCACGTTGTAGATATTCATTACAATAAAATAAAAAAGGGAGAACACCCCAGAATGATTCTGAACTTATCTGTTTTAGCAAGCGCCGATCAAGTAGATGCTTTAGGTGAAGAGCTCGGAGCAATTGATACAGAGGAAGGAGTCCACGTAAGGTTTACGGGATCCTGGCCCCCCTACAGTTTTACAAATTACCTGGGCATTAAACAGAATGATGATCATTGAACGGTTAGATCGTTTAAGATCAGGCCGGTGAGTAATTTAGGATAAAAATAAGTCGATTTTTGGGGCATTTTATCTCCCGCTGCGGCAACTGCCGTTACCTGTTCGATCCTCGTAGGATTCAAGAAAAAGACCAACTGGCCTTCTTCCTCCAGGAATATCCTAACAGCTTCCTTTTCGTCGCGGGTATAAGTCAGGTTTTCCTGGTGAGACATTTTTTCAGGCCCAATTCCGAGTAACTCCTGAAATATCAGGATATGAAGCGCAGTTACGTCGAGGCTGCACCAGGCCGCAG
The nucleotide sequence above comes from Bacillota bacterium. Encoded proteins:
- the mobB gene encoding molybdopterin-guanine dinucleotide biosynthesis protein B produces the protein MIPVISIVGFSNTGKTLVMRRLIEGLKKRGYRVAAIKHAAHGYDLDHTGKDSWHYCQAGADQVVVSGPESLTIHVRHQKQPTLKEICKRIKGVDLILAEGFKGEPGPKIEVFRKDFSKTRLLLGEDLVAVVSDLPFHEPVPCFSLDEIEALTDFIIKRFLILPQA
- a CDS encoding gas vesicle protein; protein product: MSASLKPNRESSSSLADVIEVILDKGLVINADIVVSVAGVELLGIQIRAALASFETAAKYGLELPAGTNTETATWREAQVEKEICPECGKRVNREELLSEECPWCGWISARARKKKISRALEIRN
- a CDS encoding gas vesicle protein, giving the protein MRPLTDRSATLNDLLERLLDKGVVLNLDMVICVAGIPLIGIKLRGIIAAIRTMIEYGIMETWDTELRSQARGKNRNACYD
- the gvpK gene encoding gas vesicle protein GvpK; amino-acid sequence: MPVTINEESLKQGLLGLLVALIEIIADALKIEAFKRVDKGHLSEEEIERLGQAIWDLEVALEKIKKDNEIENAVKQVRHGLDQLVEDVLDRMVNPERWVEDLQGGA
- a CDS encoding GvpL/GvpF family gas vesicle protein, translating into MEHGSSPFGCYIYCVVPQLTKTSFGKIGIDGNEVYPVCYQDICAVVHACLPVPYQGDDETVKSWLLTHSDVVDLIWKESGTILPMTFDVIVKGDQTCSAEENVRRWLAANYYDFKFKLEEFRGKVELGIKIFWDSSLITENLLATSPRLTELQEEIKKMPPGKAYFYKHKLDKILEEEFEKKAEEECQRYLRAIQTHVVDIHYNKIKKGEHPRMILNLSVLASADQVDALGEELGAIDTEEGVHVRFTGSWPPYSFTNYLGIKQNDDH